The genomic interval CCTTCCGGGTGCCGGTGGCCATCCTGGCGGCCGCCCATGCCGCCCTGGGAGGGGTGCAGGACGCCACGAAGTAGGGGAGAGACCTCCCGGCGCCGGGCGGCGGGGGCCGCACGCGGTTCCCGCGCGAGGCGCGAAAGGGGGAGCCGCCTTTCGGGCGGGCGGCTTCCCGTTTCCCGCGGGCAGGATGACGTCACCCGGCGCTACAATCATCGTGGAAAGGTCATGGAAAGGTCATGGAAAGGTCATGGAAGGATCGTGGGAGAGGTCGGCTGCGTCGCGTACCCGGTTCGCGTTACGGCGGCGTCCCGTTGCGTGAAAGCCAGGGGCGGCGGTCCCGACCGTAGACCGGCGTGGTCTGAACGCTTGCGGCATTACCACCGTGCCGCGGGCGGGGAAGGAGTGATGCGAGGTGTACATACTGGCCGTCAACGGAAGCCCCAACCGCGAGGGTAATACCGCCTTCCTCCTGCAGGAGGTGCTGGCGGCCGCGCGGGAGGAGGGAGTGGATGGTAGATTATCCCATGTGATGGACGCCCTGAAGGGGCAGAAGAACCCCTTCTGCATGGCCTGTTCCAGTCCCTGCAAGGAGGCCTGCCACAGCAAGGACGCCGGCCTCAAGGAGCTGTGCGACGCCCTGGAGGGGGCGGCCGCGGTGGTGCTGGGAAGCCCCGTCTATTTCGGCACGGTTTCCGCCCAGCTCAAGGCGTTCTGGGACAAGACGCGCGCCATACGTTCCCGTCGCACGCTGGTTGGAAAGCCGGCGGCGGCGGTGAGCGTGGGGGCGGCCCGTTTCGGCGGCCAGGAGACCACCGTCAAGGCTTTGCACGACATGCTCCTCATCCAGGGCATGAGCCTGGTGGGGGAGGGAACGGCGGATGACGACGCGGGCCACCAGGGAGTGTGCGGCCAGAAACCGGTCGCGGAGGACTCCTTCGCCCTCGAGAGGGCGCGCATACTGGGTAAGCGCCTGGCGCGGGAGGTGAAGAAGGCGAGGGGCGCCGCGGAATAGGACGCGGGGTCGCGGCGCGAGGGACGGCGCGGCGGAGAGGAGGCGCGGACGCGCTTGAGGTGAGGAGTCTCATATATGGGCGTGCGAGAGGACATAGAGCGCTGGGAAGAGGAGTGGCTTTCCCCCCGCGCCACGCGCAGCCGCGAGAGCAGGGGCCGCGAGCGCATGGAGGAGCCGGACCCGCTGCGCACCTGCTTCATGCGGGACCGCGACCGTATAGTGCACAGCAAGTCCTTCCGCCGCCTCAAGCACAAGACCCAGGTCTTCCTGGCTCCGGAGGGCGACCATTACCGCACCCGCCTCACCCATACCCTTGAGGTGAGCCAGATCTCCCGCACCATCGCGCGCGCCCTGCGCCTCAACGAGGACCTCACCGAGGCCATCGCCCTGGGGCATGACCTGGGCCACACCCCCTTCGGGCACATGGGGGAGGAGGCCTTCCGCGACCTCACCCCCACCCCCTTCCGCCATAACGAGCAGAGCCTGCGGGTGGTGGAGAAGCTGGAGTACGACGGGAAGGGGTTGAACCTCACCTGGGAGGTGAGGGACGGTATCCTCAACCACACGGGCAAGAGCCCCCTTCCAGCCACCCTCGAGGGAAGGGTGGTGCGTATAGCCGACCGCATCGCCTACGTCAACCACGATATAGACGATGCCGTGCGCGCGGGCATCCTCAGCGAGGAGGAACTTCCCCGTGCCGCCCTGGAGGTACTGGGCCGACGGCACAACCAGCGCATTGACACCCTGGTGAGGGACATGGTGGAGGCGAGCGGCGACGGGGAGGACATCCGCCAGAGCGAGGAGGTGGCGGCGGCCCTGGACGAACTGCGCGATTTCCTCTTCGAGAGGGTTTACGTGGGCTCGGTCGCCAAGCAGGAGGAGGACAAGGCCATCATGGTCCTGCGCAGCCTCTTCCACTTCTACCTCGAGCACCCGGAGGAGATGCCCGAGGAATTCCGCCGCGGAGAGGATGACCTGAGGGTGAGGGTCTGCGACTACGTGGCCGGCATGACGGACCGCTACGCCATGCGCAAATACCACGAGCACTTCCTGCCCCACGTCTGGGTGGGGGACCTTTAAGGGACGAAAGGGGCGCGTCCATGGCGAGGGGAAGGATCCGGGACGAGGACATTGAGCGCCTGCGGGAGCGGGTGGACATAGTCGAGGTCATATCGGACTACGTGCAGTTGAAGAAGGCGGGGCGCCTCTTCAAGGGACTGTGCCCCTTCCACGACGAGAAGACGCCGTCCTTCATGGTGGACCCCGCGAAGCAGCTCTATCACTGCTTCGGGTGCGGCGAGGGCGGCAACGTCTTCACCTTCCTGCGCAAGAAGGAGGGCCTGGAGTTCCGCGAGGCGGTGGAGAAGCTGGCCTCCCGCGTGGGCCTCACCCTCCATTACCAGGGAGGGGGCAGGGAGGCCGCGGGGGTGGAGAGCCGGCGCGCGCGCCTCTACCGCGTCAACCAGTGGGCGGCCGACGCCTACCACCGTGTCCTCACCGAGGGCGAGGCGGGAAGGAAGGCGAGGGAATACCTGGCGTCCCGTGGCATCGGGGAGGAAGCCGTGCGCCAGTTCAAGCTGGGTTATGCCCCCGCCCGCTGGGATTTCCTCTACCGCCAGGCGCTGCGCAGCGGTTTCGAGGCCGCGGATTTCCTCGCCGTCGGCCTGGGCCTGCAGGGCGAGAAGGGCACCTACGACCGTTTCCGGGACCGCGTCATCTTCCCCATCCAGGACCTGCAGGACAGGGTGGTCGCCTTCGGCGGCAGGACGCTGGGTGACGCGCAGCCCAAGTACCTCAACTCCCCCGAGACCGCCATCTACGTGAAGAGCCGCCACCTCTACGCCCTCAACCTCGCCCGGCGCGAGATAGTGAGCCAGGGGTACGCCATACTGGTCGAGGGCTACACGGACGTCATCTCTCTCTGGCAGGCGGGCGTGCGCAACGCCGTGGCCACCCTGGGCACTGCCCTCGGCGAGGAGCACCTGCGGCTGCTCTCGCGCCTCACGCAGAGGGTCATCCTGGCTTTCGACGCCGACCGGGCGGGCATCGGCGCCAGCGAGCGGGGCCTGGATTTCTACGGGGATTTCGACCTGGATCTGCGGGTCATGCTCCTTTCGGAAGGAATGGACCCGGCGGACTTCGTGGCCGCCGAGGGGCCGGAGGAGTTTCTCGGGAGGGTGGAGCGGAGCGTGCCGCTGGTGGATTTCTGCGTGGGGAAGGCGCTGCGGGAACACGATCCCGCGGACACCAACTCCCGCCTGCGGGGAGTGCGCAGGGCCGTCCACCTGGTGGCCGGGCTGGGCAGGGATATCGATCACGAACGCCACATCAAGGAGATCGCCGACTGGGCCGGCTCGGGTTACCAGGCGGTTTACGAACTGTACGAGCGCGCGAGGGGCGGGAAAACGGGTGCGGCGACGGTGGCGGAGAGGAACATAGCCGTGCCGCCGCAACTGCGGGCGGAAAGGGAACTCCTGCGCCTCTTACTGCATCATCCATATATGGTCCCCCGCGAGGGGGAGGGCATCGACCCGGCCCTCTTCGAGGACCCAGACTCCCGCGATATACTGGAGGCCCTGCTGGAGGCGTCCCGGGAACACCGCGTCGAAGGGGAGCGGGAGCAGGACGCCGGAGCGGCGGGTCCCGGCGGGGCGGCGGGCGAGGGTCCCGGCGGGGCGGCGGGCGAGGGTCCCGCGGGAGCTTGGGAACGCCTGGTCGCGGCAGCGGTGGAGAGGCTGCCGTCGGAGCGGGCGCGCAACGCCGCCACGTCGTTAATTTTCGACGAAAGTGGGAATCTTGGTAGTATGGGCGCGGAAGAAGCGCGCGTGATGTATAATGATCTGCTGGCGTCACTGAAGGAATTGTATTTCGAGCGTCAAATAAGGAGATTGAAGAAGGAACTGGAAACGCTCTCCTCCGCTCCTCGCAGGGATCACGAGCGCGAACAGGAGCTCTCGGAGGAGATTTACGCCCTTGAGCGCCTGAAAAGGCAGGTCAGGTAGTCTTGTAGGCCATACGGAAGGCTAAAGGGCATAGCTGGTTTTCTCGATTATTCATAAGAAACCCTCTTTTAAGGTGATAGCAGTGGAGGATTGGAAAGACCTCGATTACGACGAGATAAAGGAGCTTCTCTCAAAGGGGCAGGGACGCGGTATCCTCACCCAGGACGAGATAAGCGAGTCCCTGCAGGGGTTGAGCCTTACCCCGGAACAGATCGATCACCTCTACGTCCTCCTGGACGAGTTGAACGTGGAGGTGGTTGACGGTCCCTCCGCCGAGAGCCTGCACGAACTCGAGGAGGAGGAGGAAGAGGCGGGCGAGAGCAGGGCGGCGAGCCTGGAGAGGGACCTTGAGCTGGCCGGAAAGGCCCCCACAAACGACCCGGTGCGCATGTACCTGAAGGAGATCGGGAAGGTCCCCCTGCTCACCGCGCAGGAGGAGGTGGAGCTGGCCAAGCGCATCGAGGCCGGCGAGGAGGCCTCCGCCAAACTGCGGGAGATGGGCGATAAGCTGAGCCGCGAGGAAAAGCGGGCCCTGAAGCGGCAGGAGAGGTCGGGACAGGAGGCCAAGCGCAAGCTGGTGGAGGCCAACCTGCGGCTGGTGGTCTCCATAGCCAAGCGCTACGTGGGAAGGGGCATGCTCTTCCTGGACCTCATCCAGGAGGGGAACCTGGGGCTCATCCGCGCGGTGGAGAAGTTCGACTTCCGCAAGGGATACAAGTTCTCCACCTATGCCACCTGGTGGATCCGTCAGGCCATCACCCGGGCCATCGCCGACCAGGCGCGCACCATCCGTATCCCCGTGCACATGGTGGAGACCATAAACAAGCTCATCCGCATACAGAGGCAGCTCCTGCAGGAGTTGGGGAGGGAACCGACCCCCGAGGAGATCGCCGAGCGCATGGAGCTGACCCCGGAGAAGGTGCGCGAGATCATCAAGGTCTCGCAGGAGCCCGTCTCCCTCGAGACACCCATAGGCGAGGAGGAGGATTCCCACCTGGGTGATTTCATCGAGGACTCCGACGCGGTGGTTCCCGTGGACGCCGCCTCCTTCATCCTCCTGCAGGAGCAGCTGGAGGACGTGCTCAATTCCCTCAGCGAGCGGGAAAGGGAGGTCATCCGGCTCCGCTTCGGCCTGACGGACGGCCACCCCCGCACCCTGGAGGAGGTGGGGAGGGAGTTCGGCGTGACCCGTGAGCGCATCCGCCAGATAGAGTCCAAGACGCTGGCCAAGCTCCGCCACCCCACGCGCTCCGCCAAGCTCCGCGACTACCTCGAGTAGCACCCCCCGGTCGCGTCTCGTCCAGGGCAGATCGCTTCGGGTATGGTGGTCG from Actinomycetota bacterium carries:
- the rpoD gene encoding RNA polymerase sigma factor RpoD, whose protein sequence is MIAVEDWKDLDYDEIKELLSKGQGRGILTQDEISESLQGLSLTPEQIDHLYVLLDELNVEVVDGPSAESLHELEEEEEEAGESRAASLERDLELAGKAPTNDPVRMYLKEIGKVPLLTAQEEVELAKRIEAGEEASAKLREMGDKLSREEKRALKRQERSGQEAKRKLVEANLRLVVSIAKRYVGRGMLFLDLIQEGNLGLIRAVEKFDFRKGYKFSTYATWWIRQAITRAIADQARTIRIPVHMVETINKLIRIQRQLLQELGREPTPEEIAERMELTPEKVREIIKVSQEPVSLETPIGEEEDSHLGDFIEDSDAVVPVDAASFILLQEQLEDVLNSLSEREREVIRLRFGLTDGHPRTLEEVGREFGVTRERIRQIESKTLAKLRHPTRSAKLRDYLE
- a CDS encoding deoxyguanosinetriphosphate triphosphohydrolase, whose amino-acid sequence is MGVREDIERWEEEWLSPRATRSRESRGRERMEEPDPLRTCFMRDRDRIVHSKSFRRLKHKTQVFLAPEGDHYRTRLTHTLEVSQISRTIARALRLNEDLTEAIALGHDLGHTPFGHMGEEAFRDLTPTPFRHNEQSLRVVEKLEYDGKGLNLTWEVRDGILNHTGKSPLPATLEGRVVRIADRIAYVNHDIDDAVRAGILSEEELPRAALEVLGRRHNQRIDTLVRDMVEASGDGEDIRQSEEVAAALDELRDFLFERVYVGSVAKQEEDKAIMVLRSLFHFYLEHPEEMPEEFRRGEDDLRVRVCDYVAGMTDRYAMRKYHEHFLPHVWVGDL
- a CDS encoding flavodoxin family protein, encoding MYILAVNGSPNREGNTAFLLQEVLAAAREEGVDGRLSHVMDALKGQKNPFCMACSSPCKEACHSKDAGLKELCDALEGAAAVVLGSPVYFGTVSAQLKAFWDKTRAIRSRRTLVGKPAAAVSVGAARFGGQETTVKALHDMLLIQGMSLVGEGTADDDAGHQGVCGQKPVAEDSFALERARILGKRLAREVKKARGAAE
- a CDS encoding DNA primase; amino-acid sequence: MARGRIRDEDIERLRERVDIVEVISDYVQLKKAGRLFKGLCPFHDEKTPSFMVDPAKQLYHCFGCGEGGNVFTFLRKKEGLEFREAVEKLASRVGLTLHYQGGGREAAGVESRRARLYRVNQWAADAYHRVLTEGEAGRKAREYLASRGIGEEAVRQFKLGYAPARWDFLYRQALRSGFEAADFLAVGLGLQGEKGTYDRFRDRVIFPIQDLQDRVVAFGGRTLGDAQPKYLNSPETAIYVKSRHLYALNLARREIVSQGYAILVEGYTDVISLWQAGVRNAVATLGTALGEEHLRLLSRLTQRVILAFDADRAGIGASERGLDFYGDFDLDLRVMLLSEGMDPADFVAAEGPEEFLGRVERSVPLVDFCVGKALREHDPADTNSRLRGVRRAVHLVAGLGRDIDHERHIKEIADWAGSGYQAVYELYERARGGKTGAATVAERNIAVPPQLRAERELLRLLLHHPYMVPREGEGIDPALFEDPDSRDILEALLEASREHRVEGEREQDAGAAGPGGAAGEGPGGAAGEGPAGAWERLVAAAVERLPSERARNAATSLIFDESGNLGSMGAEEARVMYNDLLASLKELYFERQIRRLKKELETLSSAPRRDHEREQELSEEIYALERLKRQVR